A single genomic interval of Chryseobacterium paludis harbors:
- a CDS encoding helix-turn-helix domain-containing protein produces MKSKSVNYKKIYEDILNEKFPDKILDCMSILNKKKLTVLDVIELNKKIFGKENLVSESQNKRFRSYNKSDILMILDYQKKHNLNNTQMAIQFGLSRTTIAYWKKLFL; encoded by the coding sequence ATGAAATCAAAATCAGTAAACTATAAAAAAATATATGAAGATATTCTTAATGAGAAGTTTCCTGACAAAATATTGGATTGCATGAGTATTTTAAATAAAAAAAAATTAACTGTTCTGGACGTAATAGAACTCAACAAAAAAATTTTCGGAAAAGAAAACCTGGTATCTGAATCACAGAATAAAAGGTTTCGTTCCTACAATAAATCCGATATTCTTATGATCCTTGACTATCAGAAAAAGCACAACCTGAATAACACCCAGATGGCAATACAATTCGGGTTAAGCCGTACCACTATAGCCTATTGGAAAAAACTGTTTTTATGA
- a CDS encoding CRTAC1 family protein → MRKNLSFFVLLFNITWGIAQLTCASAVNLTLGTHTAPSITGTAPTTACSLGSPGTAGLWYKYIPVQDKTITVSTVIAGQNTDTRLMVYKGSCGALTCVTANDDFSGNSSQVSFTALAGTTYYIVFDNRWSSSGFNFTVVETAPVINRLSFTALPVSVAGNFNHCIVDMNGDYLDDIVSVVNNTQMVISYQQSGGGFSNVTYTIPNTVVQPTWSIAAGDYDNNGFNDLIYGSGSGIAFVKANADGTGYTSDRKPQSFLTQRTNFIDINKDGKLDAFVCDDNAPNRFYINDGTNMNHNQGGLGDFPSGGNYGSIWIDYDNDGDMDMYIAKCSGGGSGPGGNIDELLRNNGNGTFTNVAVAANMANPTQTWSSAWGDFNNDGWMDAVVGINSIANGLSKVMKNNGNGTFTDVSIGSGYDVVNSLSREYVAYDFDNDGFLDVLGAGNTIMFGDGGFKFTPNLTPYSLDYDNRPIGDLNNDGFLDIQNGNTVMMNDGNTNKWLKVTLQGTQSNRNGIGTRVEIYGAWGKQIRDVQSGVGFQNMNTLNTHFGIGQASAITKVVIKWPSGLVDTLYNVTPNTTLHVVEGTHLGVKEVQNTEDLFTVYPNPSEDMINFKSKNDFSPVEAKLYELSGRIALQTKVERNSISIKQLTSGVYILVLIDKNGKTYSQKVTKK, encoded by the coding sequence ATGAGAAAAAATTTATCCTTTTTTGTTTTATTATTCAATATAACATGGGGAATAGCACAATTAACGTGTGCTTCTGCAGTGAACCTTACCCTTGGAACACATACTGCACCGAGTATTACTGGGACGGCTCCTACCACAGCATGCTCTTTAGGAAGCCCTGGAACTGCAGGATTATGGTACAAATATATCCCTGTCCAAGATAAGACCATTACCGTTTCTACAGTAATTGCAGGACAAAATACAGATACGAGGCTGATGGTATATAAAGGAAGTTGTGGAGCATTAACCTGTGTAACAGCGAATGATGATTTTTCAGGAAATTCGTCACAGGTTTCTTTTACAGCATTGGCAGGAACTACATATTATATTGTCTTTGATAACAGATGGTCTAGCTCAGGTTTTAATTTTACAGTAGTTGAAACAGCACCTGTGATCAATAGACTTTCGTTTACAGCCCTACCAGTAAGTGTAGCGGGAAACTTTAATCACTGTATAGTTGATATGAATGGCGATTATTTGGATGATATTGTATCTGTTGTAAATAATACCCAAATGGTGATCTCCTATCAACAATCGGGAGGTGGATTTAGTAATGTTACTTATACAATTCCCAATACGGTAGTACAACCTACCTGGAGTATTGCTGCCGGAGATTATGATAATAATGGTTTTAATGATCTGATCTATGGTTCAGGGAGTGGAATTGCTTTTGTAAAAGCTAATGCTGATGGAACAGGATATACTTCTGATAGAAAACCTCAGTCATTTTTAACACAGCGTACAAACTTTATAGATATTAATAAAGATGGCAAACTAGATGCTTTTGTATGTGATGACAATGCCCCAAACAGATTTTATATAAATGATGGGACGAATATGAACCATAATCAGGGAGGATTAGGCGATTTTCCTTCAGGAGGAAACTACGGCTCTATCTGGATCGATTATGATAATGATGGAGATATGGATATGTATATTGCAAAATGCAGTGGTGGGGGCTCTGGGCCTGGTGGAAATATAGATGAATTGCTTAGGAATAATGGTAATGGAACTTTCACGAATGTTGCTGTTGCTGCAAATATGGCCAACCCGACGCAGACATGGTCTTCAGCTTGGGGAGATTTTAATAATGACGGTTGGATGGACGCTGTCGTAGGAATAAATTCAATTGCTAATGGTCTCAGTAAAGTAATGAAAAATAATGGCAATGGAACTTTTACAGATGTTTCTATAGGTTCGGGATATGATGTTGTTAATAGCTTAAGCAGAGAATACGTTGCGTACGATTTTGATAATGACGGATTTCTTGACGTTCTGGGGGCAGGTAATACAATTATGTTTGGCGATGGAGGATTTAAATTTACTCCCAATCTTACTCCCTATAGTTTAGATTATGATAACAGACCAATTGGAGACCTTAATAACGATGGTTTTTTAGATATCCAAAATGGCAATACGGTTATGATGAACGATGGAAACACCAATAAATGGCTAAAGGTAACATTACAAGGAACTCAGAGTAACAGAAATGGAATTGGTACAAGAGTAGAGATCTATGGTGCCTGGGGAAAACAAATTCGTGATGTACAAAGTGGTGTAGGATTCCAGAATATGAATACATTGAATACCCATTTCGGAATTGGTCAGGCAAGTGCCATTACGAAAGTCGTTATAAAATGGCCTTCAGGTTTGGTTGATACCCTATATAATGTGACACCCAATACAACATTGCATGTTGTTGAAGGAACACATCTGGGTGTAAAAGAAGTTCAGAATACAGAGGATTTATTTACTGTTTATCCAAATCCAAGTGAAGATATGATCAACTTTAAATCTAAAAATGATTTTAGCCCGGTAGAGGCAAAATTGTACGAATTAAGTGGTAGAATTGCTTTACAGACAAAGGTAGAAAGAAATTCAATTTCAATTAAACAATTAACTTCAGGTGTTTACATACTTGTTTTAATTGATAAGAATGGTAAAACATATTCTCAGAAAGTGACGAAAAAATAG
- a CDS encoding phytoene desaturase family protein, translated as MKKEYDILVIGSGLGGLVSALILAKEGLRVCVLEKNNQYGGNLQTFSRDKLIFDTGVHYLGGLSKGQNLHQYFSYLEIMDDLEIHQMERDGFDKITFNGDEQEYPHAQGYDNFVLQLSQFFPNEKENLERYCEGVQYVCNHFPRYNVTGEDNYNEEILHLNTRRFIESITSDKKLQSVLLGSNFLYGGDSEHTPFYVHALTVNSCIQSAYKCVRGGSQISKLLIRKLREYGAEVHKHADVSEMVFNDKNALIAVKTKSGKEYAAKKFISNIEIRSTLKLITEKRLRKSFLNRVLSWEPVSSCFSVYLVLKPNSIPYFNHNIYHYSSEDHVWKAYRYEKESWPEVYMLTSTPSKHAAEFAESLTIISYMDFDEVKTWQKTVNTVVDEHERGKDYDEFKLERAHKMIDALEKKIPDLRKFITNIHTSSPLSYRDYIGSFDGNMYGYAKSSDNPLKTMVSPRTKVDNLFLTGQSVNMHGILGCTIGAFSTCAEILGKDVINERLTQMIKNSNEEK; from the coding sequence TTGAAAAAAGAATACGACATACTTGTAATCGGTAGCGGATTAGGGGGGCTTGTTTCGGCACTGATTTTAGCGAAAGAAGGCTTGAGAGTATGTGTATTGGAAAAAAACAATCAATACGGAGGCAATTTACAAACCTTTTCACGTGATAAACTGATTTTTGATACAGGAGTTCATTATCTGGGAGGCCTTTCAAAGGGGCAGAATTTACATCAATACTTTTCATATCTGGAGATAATGGATGATCTGGAAATCCATCAGATGGAACGGGATGGATTTGATAAAATTACTTTTAATGGTGATGAACAGGAATATCCCCATGCCCAAGGATATGATAATTTTGTATTGCAATTATCTCAATTTTTTCCAAACGAAAAAGAAAATCTGGAGAGATATTGTGAAGGAGTTCAGTATGTATGCAACCATTTTCCAAGATATAATGTAACAGGAGAAGATAATTACAACGAGGAGATTCTTCACCTTAATACCAGGAGATTTATAGAATCCATTACTTCGGATAAAAAACTGCAGTCTGTTTTATTGGGATCTAATTTTCTATATGGTGGGGATTCCGAACACACCCCTTTTTATGTTCACGCACTTACTGTTAATTCGTGTATTCAAAGTGCTTATAAATGTGTAAGAGGTGGAAGCCAGATTTCTAAATTACTTATCCGAAAACTCCGGGAATATGGTGCAGAAGTTCATAAACATGCAGATGTATCTGAAATGGTTTTTAACGATAAAAATGCTCTTATAGCAGTAAAAACTAAGTCAGGAAAAGAGTATGCCGCTAAAAAATTTATTTCCAATATAGAAATTCGTTCGACGCTTAAACTAATAACTGAGAAAAGATTGAGAAAATCCTTTCTGAACAGGGTTTTGAGTTGGGAGCCGGTTTCATCATGTTTTAGTGTATATTTGGTTTTAAAACCCAATAGTATTCCTTATTTCAATCATAATATTTACCATTATTCTTCTGAAGACCATGTGTGGAAAGCTTATCGCTACGAAAAAGAAAGCTGGCCGGAAGTATATATGCTTACATCAACGCCCTCAAAGCATGCTGCTGAATTTGCAGAAAGCTTAACAATTATTTCCTATATGGATTTCGATGAGGTGAAAACCTGGCAGAAAACGGTAAATACTGTAGTAGATGAGCATGAACGAGGAAAAGACTATGATGAGTTTAAATTAGAAAGAGCTCATAAAATGATTGATGCCTTAGAAAAGAAAATTCCTGATCTGAGAAAATTCATTACGAATATTCATACTTCCTCACCACTTTCATATCGTGATTATATCGGAAGCTTTGATGGGAATATGTATGGGTATGCAAAAAGTTCTGATAACCCCTTAAAAACAATGGTTTCACCACGAACCAAGGTTGATAATCTATTTTTAACCGGACAGTCGGTGAATATGCATGGCATTCTTGGATGTACGATCGGTGCATTCAGCACCTGTGCTGAGATCTTGGGAAAAGACGTTATTAACGAGCGTTTAACGCAAATGATTAAGAATAGTAATGAAGAAAAATAG
- the fabG gene encoding 3-oxoacyl-ACP reductase FabG, translating to MKCAIVTGGSRGIGRAICIKLAEEKNYHILINYTSNEVAAKETLAKVEELGATGEILKFDVGNAEETLKVLGEWQENNVDALVEVIVNNAGITRDGLFMWMKHEDWNSVINTSLNGFFNVTNFFIQKLLRNKYGRIINMVSVSGVKGTAGQTNYSAAKGALVGATKALAQEVAKRNITVNAVAPGFIRTDMTQDFNEDELKAMIPANRFGEAEEVADLVAFLASRKSSYITGEVININGGIYS from the coding sequence ATGAAATGTGCAATTGTAACAGGTGGCTCAAGAGGTATTGGAAGAGCTATTTGTATAAAACTGGCTGAAGAAAAAAACTATCATATACTGATCAACTACACTTCAAATGAAGTGGCAGCCAAAGAAACACTGGCTAAAGTTGAAGAGCTTGGTGCTACAGGAGAAATACTTAAGTTTGATGTTGGGAATGCAGAAGAAACCCTTAAAGTGTTAGGAGAGTGGCAGGAAAATAATGTTGACGCGTTGGTTGAGGTTATTGTAAATAACGCTGGTATTACAAGAGATGGTTTATTTATGTGGATGAAACATGAAGATTGGAATAGTGTGATCAATACAAGTTTAAATGGCTTTTTCAACGTGACGAATTTTTTTATTCAAAAATTGTTGCGTAATAAATATGGCAGAATTATTAATATGGTTTCCGTTTCCGGAGTTAAAGGAACAGCGGGACAAACCAATTATTCTGCAGCAAAAGGAGCCTTGGTAGGAGCTACGAAAGCACTTGCGCAAGAAGTGGCTAAAAGAAATATCACAGTAAACGCGGTTGCCCCTGGATTTATCAGAACAGATATGACACAGGATTTTAATGAAGATGAATTGAAAGCAATGATTCCTGCCAACAGATTTGGAGAAGCAGAAGAGGTTGCTGATCTGGTTGCATTTTTAGCTTCTAGAAAATCCTCCTACATTACAGGAGAAGTGATTAATATTAATGGAGGTATTTACTCATAA
- a CDS encoding C45 family autoproteolytic acyltransferase/hydolase has protein sequence MTQRVLIYLFFILNLISCGIRKSIHHLPEIKQYPLEIPIVNKINDSTFRYNQNYLTKNKQQLWELYIKGNALQLGYNNGALTQDLMQKQEAIFFSKVEGFVPSKFKQKLLRGFLKWYNRKMYLNVREDYQAELYGLSRYSSDQYNFIAPRYLRSLYLHGAHDIGHAMQDLAMVGCSSLAVWNENTEDGDLLIGRNFDFYVGDDFAKNKLIEFVEPEEGIPYMSVSWPGMIGVVSGMNKEGITVTINAGKSKIPLTAKTPISLVTREILQYAKNIDEAITIAKKRKVFVSESILVGSANDKKAVIIEVSPTNFGVFKVQNSSSIFCTNHFQSEAYKNDRKNQKHIVESHSEYRYEKLQELFQGNKKLNPEKMASILRDRSGLKGEKIGYGNEKAINQLLAHHAVIFSPQKKLVWVSSNPYQLGEFVCYDLNKIFSKDRLVSGELAASQFNIAKDPFVDSEEFENYETYKMMNSEISDALNSKKMVLTEDFLSYYQSLNPNFWLVYYQSGKYYFKEKEYTKAKIEFEKALTKEITTVPDKENVQKYLKKTLKKIK, from the coding sequence ATGACTCAAAGGGTGTTGATCTATCTTTTCTTCATTCTTAACCTTATTTCTTGTGGCATAAGAAAATCAATTCATCATCTTCCGGAAATAAAACAATACCCTTTAGAAATCCCAATTGTTAATAAAATCAACGATTCGACTTTTAGGTATAATCAAAATTATTTAACCAAAAACAAACAACAGCTTTGGGAATTATATATCAAAGGAAACGCGCTTCAACTGGGTTATAATAATGGAGCGCTTACCCAGGATTTAATGCAAAAACAGGAAGCTATTTTCTTTTCTAAAGTGGAAGGTTTTGTTCCGTCGAAGTTCAAACAAAAATTATTACGCGGTTTTCTGAAATGGTACAACAGGAAAATGTACTTAAATGTAAGAGAAGATTACCAGGCTGAGTTATATGGCTTATCAAGGTATTCCTCTGATCAATATAATTTTATTGCACCACGGTATTTGCGCAGTTTATATTTACATGGGGCACACGACATTGGTCATGCAATGCAGGATCTGGCTATGGTAGGATGCAGCTCATTAGCGGTTTGGAATGAAAATACAGAAGATGGAGATTTGTTAATTGGTAGAAATTTTGATTTTTACGTTGGGGACGATTTTGCTAAAAATAAACTTATAGAATTTGTAGAGCCTGAAGAAGGTATTCCTTATATGTCTGTAAGTTGGCCGGGAATGATAGGGGTAGTCTCCGGAATGAATAAAGAAGGTATTACTGTAACAATTAATGCAGGAAAATCCAAAATTCCATTAACTGCCAAAACCCCGATTTCTCTCGTTACGAGGGAGATTTTGCAATACGCTAAAAATATTGATGAGGCAATTACTATTGCAAAAAAAAGAAAAGTATTTGTATCCGAATCGATACTTGTGGGAAGTGCAAATGATAAAAAAGCGGTTATTATAGAAGTTTCACCTACTAATTTTGGAGTCTTTAAAGTTCAGAATTCAAGCAGCATTTTTTGCACAAACCATTTTCAGTCAGAAGCGTATAAAAATGATAGGAAAAATCAGAAACATATCGTTGAAAGTCACTCCGAATACCGTTATGAAAAACTTCAGGAGCTCTTTCAGGGGAATAAGAAATTAAATCCCGAAAAAATGGCTTCTATTCTGAGAGATAGGTCAGGTCTGAAAGGTGAGAAAATTGGTTATGGAAATGAAAAGGCAATTAATCAGCTGTTAGCTCATCACGCAGTTATATTTTCGCCACAAAAGAAGCTGGTATGGGTTTCCTCAAATCCATATCAATTAGGAGAGTTTGTATGCTATGATTTAAATAAGATCTTTTCTAAAGATCGATTGGTTTCTGGAGAACTAGCTGCTTCTCAATTTAATATTGCAAAAGATCCTTTTGTGGATTCAGAAGAGTTTGAAAATTATGAAACGTACAAAATGATGAATTCGGAAATTAGTGATGCTTTGAACAGTAAAAAAATGGTTTTAACAGAAGATTTTCTTTCTTATTACCAATCCTTAAATCCTAATTTTTGGTTGGTTTATTATCAATCCGGAAAATATTATTTTAAGGAAAAAGAATATACGAAAGCAAAAATAGAATTTGAGAAAGCTCTGACGAAAGAGATTACCACTGTTCCTGATAAAGAGAATGTTCAGAAATATCTTAAAAAGACACTTAAAAAGATAAAATGA
- a CDS encoding transposase, with protein sequence MHNFKNIHIGKTVETKVIERNIEISRLCNYFKCKENEIHVMFSSKSLDAEVLLKWSKLLDYDFFRFYSQHLILYAPQENASYNNQINKKSSLPEFRKNIYTKEIIDSILEMIKKGKKSKAQVIEQYRIPKTTLYKWIEKYTNEQPNELIIKNKLK encoded by the coding sequence ATGCACAATTTTAAAAATATTCATATCGGAAAAACAGTTGAAACAAAGGTTATAGAAAGAAACATAGAGATATCTCGCCTTTGTAATTATTTTAAATGCAAAGAAAACGAAATCCATGTAATGTTTAGTTCAAAAAGCCTGGACGCAGAAGTCCTTTTAAAATGGAGTAAGCTTTTAGACTATGATTTTTTCAGATTTTACAGCCAACATCTGATATTGTACGCACCACAGGAAAATGCAAGTTATAACAACCAGATAAATAAAAAATCTTCTCTTCCAGAGTTTCGCAAAAACATCTATACAAAGGAAATTATAGACTCCATATTAGAAATGATAAAAAAAGGAAAGAAAAGTAAAGCTCAAGTGATAGAACAGTATAGAATACCGAAAACTACCCTATATAAATGGATTGAAAAATATACTAACGAACAACCTAATGAACTTATAATTAAAAATAAACTCAAATAA
- a CDS encoding LpxL/LpxP family acyltransferase yields the protein MNKWKGKSKGTILGYKIFVYCIRNIGIRSSYFVLYFVATYYFLFLKKSNRYIYYYFNKRLNYSFWKSKISIFKSYFIFGKVLIDKTAISVGLRERFTYEFDGIQNLKDLLNEKKGGVLISAHIGNFEIAEHFFADIDFDCQINLVTTDQEVTVIKEYMDSVAVKKSNIKFIYVKDDMSHIFDINTALSNNELICFTGDRYFEGSKFLETKLLGKSAKFPAGPFLIASRLGVPVVYVYVMKEKNLHYHLYARVAQVKKRDAQGLLNSYVQNLESMLAKYPLQWFNYFDFWDDIN from the coding sequence ATGAACAAATGGAAAGGTAAGTCTAAAGGGACAATATTAGGATATAAAATATTCGTCTACTGTATTAGAAATATCGGCATTAGAAGTTCGTATTTTGTGCTTTATTTTGTAGCCACCTATTACTTTCTGTTTCTAAAAAAGAGTAATCGATACATCTATTATTATTTCAACAAAAGATTAAATTACAGCTTCTGGAAATCTAAGATTTCTATATTTAAAAGTTATTTTATTTTCGGAAAGGTTTTAATTGATAAGACCGCGATCTCAGTAGGATTGAGAGAACGGTTTACCTATGAATTTGATGGAATTCAAAATCTTAAAGATCTTCTTAACGAGAAAAAAGGAGGTGTTCTAATCAGTGCTCATATCGGAAACTTTGAAATTGCAGAACATTTTTTTGCAGATATAGATTTTGATTGTCAGATCAATTTAGTGACAACAGATCAGGAAGTTACAGTGATCAAAGAATATATGGATAGCGTTGCTGTTAAAAAGAGTAATATCAAGTTTATCTATGTTAAAGACGATATGTCCCATATTTTTGATATCAATACGGCTTTGTCCAATAACGAGTTGATTTGCTTTACGGGAGATCGTTATTTCGAAGGTTCAAAGTTTCTCGAGACAAAATTATTAGGAAAAAGCGCAAAATTTCCTGCTGGTCCATTTCTTATAGCTTCCAGGCTGGGCGTTCCTGTTGTGTACGTTTATGTAATGAAAGAAAAAAATCTACATTATCACCTTTATGCACGAGTAGCACAGGTAAAAAAACGAGATGCCCAGGGATTGTTGAACTCATATGTACAGAATCTGGAATCTATGCTGGCGAAATATCCTCTTCAATGGTTTAATTATTTCGATTTCTGGGATGATATTAATTAA
- a CDS encoding acyl carrier protein, with protein MEREKIVAIVNDFLVNEFEVDSDDIQNDANLKTTLGLDSLDYIDMVVIIEANFGVKLGEADFKKMITFDDFYTTIEDKITNKNA; from the coding sequence ATGGAAAGAGAAAAAATTGTTGCTATCGTTAATGATTTTTTAGTGAATGAATTTGAGGTTGATAGCGACGACATACAAAATGACGCTAACCTTAAAACAACTTTAGGTTTAGACAGTCTGGATTATATTGACATGGTGGTCATTATTGAAGCCAATTTCGGAGTGAAACTAGGTGAGGCCGACTTTAAAAAGATGATCACATTTGATGATTTTTATACGACTATTGAAGATAAAATCACTAATAAAAACGCATAA
- a CDS encoding beta-ketoacyl-[acyl-carrier-protein] synthase family protein produces MENRVVITGMGIYSCIGTSLEEVKESLYQGKSGIVLEQERKDFGYRSGLTGRVPKPELKGLLNRRQRVSMGEESEYAYLATVDALKQALVDEDFLDHNEVGILYGNDSVSQAVVEAIDIAREKKDTTLMGSGAIFKSMNSTVTMNLSTIFKLKGINLTISAACASGSHSLGLAYLMIKGGLQDMIVCGGAQETNKYSMASFDGLGVFSAREDEPEKASRPFDSARDGLIPSGGAATLIVESLESAQRRGVPILGEIIGYGFSSNGGHISTPNVDGPALAMSRALKQSGLNANDIDYINAHATSTPIGDANEARAIYEIFGENVPVSSTKSMTGHECWMAGASEVVYSVLMMQNDFVAPNINLENPDEEARRINLVSKTKNQKIDVFLSNSFGFGGTNSALIVKKFD; encoded by the coding sequence ATGGAAAATAGGGTTGTGATTACCGGAATGGGAATTTATTCTTGCATCGGAACTTCTTTGGAAGAGGTGAAGGAATCCCTATATCAAGGAAAATCCGGTATTGTCCTTGAGCAGGAAAGAAAAGATTTTGGATACAGGTCTGGATTAACAGGGCGTGTGCCAAAGCCTGAATTGAAGGGTCTTCTCAATAGGAGACAGCGTGTAAGCATGGGAGAAGAAAGCGAATATGCTTACCTGGCTACAGTTGATGCATTAAAACAGGCTCTGGTAGATGAAGATTTTCTTGATCATAATGAAGTTGGGATCTTATATGGCAATGATAGTGTTTCTCAGGCAGTCGTTGAAGCTATTGATATTGCAAGAGAAAAAAAAGATACCACATTAATGGGTTCGGGTGCGATTTTCAAATCTATGAACTCTACAGTAACAATGAATCTTTCTACTATTTTTAAACTGAAAGGGATCAATCTTACCATTAGTGCAGCCTGTGCAAGTGGATCACATTCTTTAGGATTGGCTTATTTGATGATTAAAGGTGGTTTGCAGGATATGATCGTATGTGGTGGAGCACAGGAAACCAATAAGTATTCAATGGCAAGTTTTGATGGATTGGGCGTCTTTTCAGCAAGGGAAGATGAACCTGAAAAAGCATCAAGGCCATTTGATTCAGCAAGAGATGGATTAATACCAAGCGGAGGAGCTGCCACTTTAATTGTGGAAAGTTTAGAATCCGCGCAGAGAAGGGGAGTTCCTATTTTGGGCGAAATTATAGGATATGGATTTTCTTCAAACGGTGGGCATATTTCTACTCCCAATGTGGATGGCCCGGCTTTAGCAATGAGCAGAGCATTAAAACAATCCGGATTAAATGCAAATGATATAGATTATATTAATGCTCATGCAACTTCCACTCCAATAGGGGATGCCAACGAAGCGAGAGCGATTTATGAAATTTTTGGAGAAAATGTTCCTGTAAGTTCTACAAAGTCGATGACTGGGCATGAATGCTGGATGGCAGGAGCCAGTGAGGTGGTCTATTCGGTATTGATGATGCAGAATGATTTCGTGGCACCAAATATCAATCTGGAGAATCCTGATGAAGAAGCAAGAAGGATAAATTTAGTATCCAAAACAAAAAATCAAAAAATTGACGTATTTTTGTCAAATTCTTTCGGATTTGGGGGAACCAATTCCGCATTAATTGTTAAAAAATTTGATTAA
- a CDS encoding LuxR C-terminal-related transcriptional regulator translates to MCLLLKVKYKGLFQWLLIISVLVFLNGCNKKNNITYINLALNKSDRLRLEGKKEEVISVNNEIIKVSKEENYKKGEALAYINLSNIFGTIGNYKLSQHYLKLAEKIAFRINDDFVYTRLYHEYGQMNYVIGLISTALKYNSKAIYYGNKLDEKGWLLGNIYDQRADFLLDKNKDSAFIYYHKGFDVDPSALNSALIGNYHLRQTNNLDSASFYINNALILLKKKDNLTTRPGIIYFYYAELCFKQKDYTKALEFYEKSLVILKKTRRINKLPEVYQKVALTYKKLNQFEKENEYLTKYNQLNDSLNKSGNEAIDISTSEAIENNNSSITKHSTLYLIIFLSILGVIIILFFKYPKKQKNKDSSVPISEEKTSEIRSTIPDEYFTELLSLAKNNDIKFLNRFEETHPTFFQNLFKHNSQLTRSELSLCGMILLGLSSKDIADFSFMQHRSVQIKKGRLRKKLNISSDVNLYNFFKTLT, encoded by the coding sequence ATGTGTCTATTGTTAAAGGTAAAATATAAGGGATTATTTCAGTGGCTTTTAATAATTTCAGTTTTAGTTTTTCTGAACGGTTGTAATAAAAAGAATAATATTACTTACATAAACCTTGCTTTAAACAAAAGTGACAGACTTAGATTAGAGGGAAAAAAGGAAGAGGTCATATCTGTGAATAATGAAATAATCAAAGTTTCAAAAGAAGAAAATTATAAAAAAGGAGAAGCTTTAGCATATATAAATCTTTCAAATATTTTTGGAACCATTGGAAATTATAAATTAAGCCAACATTATTTAAAATTAGCTGAAAAAATAGCTTTCAGAATCAACGATGACTTTGTCTATACCAGATTATACCATGAATATGGGCAAATGAATTATGTCATAGGATTGATATCAACCGCTTTAAAGTACAATTCTAAAGCGATCTATTATGGTAACAAATTAGATGAAAAAGGATGGCTGTTAGGGAATATATATGACCAGAGAGCTGATTTTCTGCTTGATAAAAATAAAGATTCTGCCTTCATCTACTATCATAAAGGATTTGATGTAGATCCTTCTGCTCTTAATAGTGCGTTAATAGGTAATTATCATCTACGACAGACCAATAATCTGGATTCCGCTTCATTTTATATTAATAATGCACTCATACTATTAAAAAAGAAAGATAATTTAACAACCCGACCTGGTATTATTTACTTTTATTATGCTGAATTGTGTTTTAAACAAAAAGATTATACAAAGGCTTTAGAGTTTTATGAGAAATCTCTTGTAATCTTAAAGAAGACAAGAAGAATTAATAAACTGCCTGAAGTCTATCAAAAAGTTGCATTAACGTATAAAAAACTTAATCAATTTGAAAAAGAGAATGAGTATTTAACAAAATATAATCAACTGAATGACAGCTTAAATAAATCCGGAAATGAAGCAATAGACATTTCAACGAGCGAAGCAATAGAAAATAATAACTCTTCGATTACTAAACACTCTACACTCTATCTTATCATATTTCTTTCTATTCTGGGAGTAATTATTATCTTATTTTTCAAATACCCTAAAAAACAAAAAAATAAAGATTCTTCTGTTCCTATATCGGAAGAAAAAACCTCAGAAATAAGGAGCACCATACCTGATGAATATTTTACTGAGTTGCTTAGTCTGGCAAAAAATAATGATATTAAGTTTCTCAATAGATTTGAGGAGACCCATCCTACATTCTTTCAAAACCTTTTCAAACATAATTCTCAACTGACAAGATCAGAATTATCATTATGTGGAATGATCCTACTGGGTCTTTCTTCAAAAGATATTGCTGATTTTTCATTTATGCAACATCGGTCAGTACAGATTAAAAAAGGAAGATTAAGGAAAAAACTCAATATTTCTTCTGATGTTAATTTATATAATTTCTTTAAAACTTTAACCTAG